The nucleotide window AGCGTCCACCAGCTGCCCGCCACCTTCGGCCTCCATCTCGGTCTTGGCCTGCTTCctcggcgcagacgacgttGCCGGCaccccaccgctgccgccgctgatgaAGACACGATGCAAGTCCGTCGGCGTCCGCGCCGGGCTTGGCGACCCCTCGCCCTTCAAATCACACCTCGGAAAGGGCATCGGCGAAAACGACGCGCACGGGCTCGGcactgcctcctccctctcctcctcgccgctgtcACCGTGAGGGCCGCCTGCCGTCCGCGTTGTTGTGGCCCACTGCTGACTCAGCCGGGAGAGTGCTCCAGCCCGAAAGAtgccctgcagcgccgcctcgcgctcgTGCACGGAGGAGTGGAGATCGTAGCAGCCCGCCTGCACCACAGCGCGACCTAGGTTGTCCTTGGCCTCGTGGATGGCGACGATGTCGTGCTCGATGGAGTGGTCGATGATGAGGCAGAAGACGCGCACCTCCTTGGTCTGTCCCACTCGATACACCCGCgagagcgcctgcgcgtccCGCTGCGGATTGTAGTCCACATCCAGCAGAAAGACGGTGTCCACCGCCTGCAGGTTCAGCCCCACACCGCCGGCGACTTTGCTGATCAGGAAGCAGCACGGTgctgccagcggcagcgacgagccgtcctcctcatcgACCCCGCCATCCGCGTTCGGTGATGGCCCGCCTGCCgtgccggtgctggtgcgctgCCGGCTGTTGCGTCGCGGTCGAGGAGTTGCGGCGTCGCTTTCcgcaccactgctgccgccacccgcTACCTCCACCACGCCGTTTCCGCTGTCCACGGACTTGTTGAAGCCCCGTATGTTTGCCTCCCGCTGCTTGGCCGTGGTTCTGCCGTCCAGCCGCACGTACGGGATGCCGCGCATGCCGCACAGCGTCTCCACAATGTCCAAGACCAGCGTCCATCCGCAGAACACGAGGAACTTGTGCTGTGTGCGCTGCAGAAAGCGCATCATGAAGTCAAGCACGAGCAGCTTTCCCGACGTGCACACCACCTCCTCATCCACGTAGAAGAACGACTGCGTTGTGTACGGGTGCAGCAAGATCTTGCGATATTGGATATGTGGGTTACCGGAGAGAATGCCGGCGTGGTGCCtccgctccacctccttcagctgcgcgCTCTGAAAGGGGAGCAGTGGGCACAGCACAGCGTAGTCTCGGATGGGCGGGAGTGCCATATTCAGGATGCTCCTCTCCCACCGCAAGATGAACGGGATCAGAAGTCGATGGGCACGGCGGCACAGGAGGATGTGCAGCTCGCAATCCTCCAGCGCGCTCGACCAACTTGTGGCGAGCAGTGCGCTATCCAGTTGCTCAAACAACTCACTCGAGACGAACGTGTGCGGAGCCAGAAAGCGCAGGAGCGAGAAGAGCTCCATCGTGTTATTCTGCAACGGTGTGCCCGTCAAGACCAGCCGCGATATAGAGTGCAGCTTGCACACCCTCTTGAAGAGGACACTGCGGGAGCACTTGATGCGCTGGGCCTCATCGATGGCGACAACGTGCCAGGCCACGCGGCGGATCTGCCGTAGAGCCCCGCTGAGAGGCTTTGTCAGCATATCGTGGGGGATTACCATGACAGGGGTGGCAGGTGTGGCGTGGGATGCGCCGCCGGGTGTCGGAGGCTGCTGCGTCAGACACGCAACGTGCGCGAGGAACTCGCCCATGCGAGACTCCAGCTCCGAGCGTGGGCCGTTCAGCACGTAAACAGTAAAGCGCTCCGCAGCGTCGGCCCCGCCTGGACACGGTGActctgcggcagcagtgTGGCGACGGCTGAAGCGCTGGAACTTGCCGGCCCAATGTGGATGAGCACTGGGCGAAAGATGCGGAACTCTCTCTCCAGCTGCCGGTTCATCGGCAGTGAGAATGtgggcatgtgtgtgtgtgcgaagCCGCCATTTGCGCGATGTCCGCACTGCCGACCTGCATCGGCGTCGGAGGAACCACAGACTGGgtagccgcggcggcagcaacagccaTCGTCGCTGACAGGTTCTTGGGTGGCcgaccgcggcgccgcttaacgggcagcgcagcagcgacgccggccGTCGCAGATGCGCGCGTCTCCTCGCACTCCTCATCCTCCCTGAGTCGCCGCTTGTGCCCCGCTGAGGACCTCCACGGCACGCCATCAGCGCTGTCACAACTACCCGCATGGATGACGCCCTCGTCCCTGCCCCTCCTCTAGCTGCTACAGTCACTGCTTCACCTGCTTCACAAGTTTTATGAAgccgccacacgcgcgcgcggccgccaGCTCGGGTGTGgcggcaggaggcgcaggctCGGCCGttgccgccagcggcgcggaaGCACCGATAGAGCCTCCGTGAGCAACGCCCTTCATCCGCGGCTGAATGGTACTACTGCTCCGCTGTAGTTGCTCCTCCGTCCTCCTGAAGGTGCACTCCTCTTTAGCTGCGGCCTCAGCACACCACGTCAGCCAAGGCGGCATTTCGCCTTCCTCAACGATGCCGGCTTCTCTCGCcagtgcggcgctgcttgcaGCTGTCGCTGTCAGGCCTAGCGCTCGCtggcacagacgcgcgtgGCACTGCTGTAGCTTCTCCAGTGAACCTTGTACTACCCTCTCCACCATATCCTTGTAGCAGGACAGGTACACGACTGTTTGGGCTGTCTTGCCGAGGCCCATGTCGTCAGCGAGGATGCCGTTCACATGCTCCGCCACGTTCAGCCGCAGTGACCACCGCACGCCCTCCTGCTGATACGGGAGCAGCTGGCCTGTAAAGGACTCGACGCACTGGGTAGCATCGGCCATGGCAGCCTCGAGGATAGCGGGCCGACGCGCGGCGAAGCCATCAGCGAGGTGGTCGTCTGTGAATgcatcggcggcgcgcacgtgctgATCGGTGGAAGAACTCTCCAATGGAAACGTCGGTTGagacgcgtgcgtgtatgcggAGGTGAGATGCCGTCGCAGAGCCGCATCGATGGGCGCGaccacgcgcagcaccttctcctcctccgacttGCTTGGGTTGAGGCTCTGCAGGTAGGCCTCCTCGCCAGCGGCGATGTGGTCATCGCCGTGCGCCGCTTTTGGAGGCACCGATGGCGCAACTAGATGGCCTTGGGCAAGGGCGCCGGATGGCGtcgtcgcggctgcgcgacTATCGGTGCCGGATAGCCCAAAAAGCAGCCGCATGCGCGCCTCGTGTACCTTCATGTACGCTTGGTTGTGCACTTCGTGGCAGAGGcgacgctgacgctgcgcgcgcacgtcctCCTTGCGCTGACGGAGTGCGAGCGCCGTTGTGGCGGCGCGTCGAGTCGGGATCTGGTGCATTACAGGCaacactgccgccgcctccgtcgcacCCAGAGCTGCGGCTGACGCAGAAAGAGTAGGCGCTGCAACATCGGCGTAAAACGGAGACGTGAAGAGTGCAAggctgcagcgaggcgcaACATTGCACGGCGCATGTGTCCGATCGGTCTGCTGCGACGCCCCAATAGAatcgccgccgctcgtgGGAACGCCTGCCTGTGTTTCAACCGCGAATTCGGTGCTGGGTGGTGTGGACGCCGGGCAAGCTGCGATCGAGAGCTGCGCAGTGTGCGCGGCATTGACACTTTTGGCAGAGGCACGAGGTGCGTCGCCACCATTGGTGGTGGCCCGCGTGCTCGCTTGAAGAGAGCTGCAGTTCCGTGTAACTCCGCGCCATCGCGCGCGCAACTGAGCCGCGGTCAGGCGTGCAGAACAGCCTGCCAAGCTCGAGCCCTCTGTTGATTTCGCAGTGGCACCAAAGCCGCCTGTCAcgtgtgcggctgccttTGCAgaagacacgcacagcgcGTGCCGCGGCGAAGTTGAGTGGTTTGAGAAGCAGATAGAAAGACCAGCTGTAGTGCTCGCCGCAGCCCAGTAGTCAATTACCGCCTGCGCCTTAGACAGCAGCGCGTCCGTTTGGCGAGCCCTGAGATGCGCgcgcccgccaccaccatcgcctccactgccACCATTCACGTGCAGTACAACCTTCGAGGCGGAAGCAGAAGGTTCAAAGAACGAGTTTGTGCGGTACCCGCGTGCAGCAGTGGAACCAGAggatggagaggaggtggtcgCGCTCAAGCGCCGAGTGAAGGGCGGCGGATCACCTGGATTCACGGACGTCGCCGAAATTGCTTCACAGCCGATTGAATAACCTGAAACCCGCGGTAAACCGCTCGCGGCAACACCGGTCGGGGATTGCGGTGCAGAGCTTGTGCTGTTGCCTGAAGCGGCGCCATCCTCACCGCTCGTGATGTCCAAGAGCCGCGCCTGGCGACGAGTGAGCATCACACGGCAAACAGTAGCGTGAGAGCAagacgcaccaccgccgactTCCCCGCTcgcccaccccaccactCACCCTTGAACAAAACGGCTTTGGAACAACGCAGTCCAGTCACGGCTGCAGCGAGACGCTGCGAGACGCGGCGAGAGACCAGCCTTCATGGAGAACGAAAAGCACGCGTccgtgcgcggctgcgcttgcgtgcgtgtgtgcgtgtgcgtgtgtgtaggcTGTTGATGTTGTTTCTTTCGGTCGGTGGTCCTCGTGCCCGTCCCAGGCTCAACTGGCCTCCACTCCTCCAGGGACGCAAGACAAAGGTGGCAAGCGatgcggagaaggcggtCGGTGCGGGTGCACGAAGTTTGTGTGCATTATCGATGCATGCAAGGCACGCCTGCACGTGTTCGAGGAGGCACAGTGCACGTAAGCGGCAGAGACGGGGAACGAAAGACGAAGTGCTGTGCAACAGATAAAAGCAGCTTCACGCACGGAGTGCGACACGGCGCTCCCAGCGCCCATTGCGAGGGAAGTAAAACGTACAACGTGGTGGGCTTATGCACATGGCCAAGCGTGCTGTCACTCGCTAGCGTTGCCCCCGTGTGTCACGGATGGATGGCGGGGATGAAAAAGGGGGGGCGTCCACCGCCCCGAGCAAAGTCCGTGCCGACAACGGAAAAATGTTTGTCGGCCGGAACACAGatacacgcacgtgcacgtctctcgctcctccACGGCTGACTCCATctcgagagggagagggagggggacttAGACGGAGCCTCTGTGATGCCGCCTTATCTCTTCACCGCACAAAGCCAAAACCTGCGAACACATACGGCGCCCCAACCATCCACACCTTGCgggccgcacacacacataaacacacacacacacacatgcacacgaaTTCAGGAAAGACTCTTGAGCAACTCACTCAACTTTATTGCCTCCTCGCGTTGGCGCCGCACTTCCGCCTCGTCCGCGACGGCGTGCAGCTTGCCGATGATCTCTCGCTTCACGCGCATGAGCTGGTACGCCGGCAGCTCTTTGGACGTGTCGCACTCCATCAAGTTGAGCACCTCGCGTGCGTTCTCCTTCATTGTGTGCTCCTTCGCCCCGActgccggcggcagcaggacACCGCAGACAATGCTGAAGTACACCGTGACGCCGAGAATCACGCCAATCATCGAGTTCGCCATGATGCTGTTCCGCTCCAGGAAACGATCCAGCTGCACCTTACGTCGGTAGTACCGGTGATGACGGTGCAGTATGGGATCTAGAAGGTACCAGAACGTGTAGGTGGCCCACTTCAAGGTGGCGGTGGTTTGGTGGCCAATGTCCGGGATGCGGGACCTCAGCGGGACGGATGAGCAGAACATTCTTGCTGTACTCTCGTTGTTGTACTCCCAAGCACTCAAGCGCGCCAACTCGCATGCACCGACAGctctgtgtacgtgtgcgcctgGGTACCGTGTGGATAGGCGCGGAGTGCCAGCCACAGAGGTGAaaggatagagagagagggcggcaCGCTCCGcaccagagcagcagcagcagttgtTGCTGCCCGTGTCGCTCTGCGCGTGGGTGTGAGCTAGAGGAGGCTGCTAAAACACACCCTCGTGCCAACGGCGATTCGAGGTCTTGTTTTGTGGTGCGACGGCGCGACCCTTGCTCAGACCCAGCTGGTGCTTTCGTCGTGTGCGCAGCCGTGATCGTCACGCTGCGTGCAAAGGCGATGATGGTGGCGGACTGTGGCGGGCATAAAGTAATAAGCAAGCGGAGAATCGACGAAGGTGAGAAGtaggagggaagagagaggcaacAGCAGACAGTTCTGCAAGCGGGATGGGCGTGGACGCGCGACAGCATGCATGGTGACCATTCGCCACGCAACGAAGCCAAGGGAGCGCCAGAGAAGCAAGGAGAGAGCCGCTGCCCTCATGGCTCAGACCGCCGATGTATTTTTTTTCGAGAGAAAGCgcggtgtgtatgtgtaAGGGGAAGGAGTTAGGCAACCACACGCCCATGCGCACGCGTAAAGGCGTACAGAGAGAACACCAAGAGCGCAAGAAACGAAAGAAATCTGTGATCGCACAACAGGGCATCTTTCGCGCCTTAAGGCTTATTGTGGCGCAGGAAGTCGACCAGAAGCTGCACGCCGAAGCCCGTCACCCCAGCCGGATCGTAGCCTTTGGGCTTATCTCCGACATCTGCCACGCCGGCGATGTCGAGGTGCGCCCACTGCACCTCCGGCTCTACAAAGTTGGAGAtgaacgcggcggcggtgcaagAGCCGGCCTGCCGACCGGGAGCAGCGTTGATCAAGTCGGCAATGCCCCCCTTCATCATGTCCTTGTGCTCGTCACCGATCGGCATCGGCCACAGCTCCTCCCCGCACTGCGTGCCGGCAGCCATCAGCGAACTCGCCAGCGTCGCAGATGGCGAAAACAGCCCGGCGCGGCGCGAGCCGAGACCGACAACAATGGCACCCGTGAGAGTCGCAAGGTCGATGATGCGGGTAGGCTTCTTATCGAGCGGTGCGTACCTCTGCACGTACGTGAACACATCTGCGAGTACCAGGCGACCCTCAGCGTCGGTGTtgagcacctccaccgtGAGCCCCTTGAGGCTAGTaatgatggaggaggggtggtAGCTTTCGGGGCCGATGGCGTTCTCCACGAGTCCGACCGCAGCCACAACGTTGATGGGCAACTGCAGTTTCGCGATCGCCTTGAGAGTGCagaaggcggtggccgccCCCATCATGTCGCTGTGCATCGTCTCCATCGAGTTATAGGGCTTGATGTTCAGGCCGCCGCAGTCGAAGGTCACGCCCTTGCCCACGATGGCCGTCGTCGCGCTCGAGCGGGGATTGCCGATGTACTCAAGCACCATCAAGTACGGCTCATAGCGAGAGCCGCGGCCGACGTTGTACATGAGGTGCAAgcccgcctcctcgagctgctgtccgcgcagcaccttgcGCACTTTGATGCCCTCTGGTATCATGTATTTCTTCGCCCACTCCACATAGAACTCCGGCACACCTTCGTCCTCGCGCAGGTTGCCGAGGTTCCGGGCGTCGTTGACGCAGTGCCCGATCACCTCACCcgcgcgcaccgcctgcgcatTGCTCGACGCCACGACAAGCTCCAttggcggctgtggagcggCGGGCTGCTTGGCCCGCGATTCCGCCCGCCTCGCGCGGGTGCTGCTCGTCTTTGCAGGATCCTTGGAGGCGAGGGTGCTCGATTTCAGGCGGTCGTACTGGTACGCCCCCGTCACCGCAAAGATCGCGGTTTTCTCCACCATCTCGTGGCCCttcagccgctgcggcgggtgGTACGGGTCCGTCATCGTAAAGACATCTTGCTTCGGCGGGTGCAGCGACACCCACGCGGCGTTGCACACCTTGGCTTTGCgcacggcggccgtgacCGCGAGGCGGTAATCCCGCACCGTGGAGTGGGCGCCCATCCCCGCCACGAGCTCGGCAGGCTTTTCCCCAGCGAGCCTGGCCCCGGTTGTCTTTCGGCCACGCTTCGTCACAGcgctctccgctgcggccggaTCCTGCGCGGTCGTCCAGACGGTCTGGAAGTCGACCTCCCCTGCCTTGCCGGTAAAGCCTGGCGGAATAGGGACGCTAGCATCaccggccgccgctgcacacTCGGAGGTGGTGAGAAAGTGCACATGAACGCCACGACTCTTGGCGAGCTTGCCTCTGTTCGCCGTCAGCTTCGTCGCGGGGCCCACCGACAGCGACCGTGGGAGTGGGCCGCGAGACAGCACGCGACGAAGCATGGCTGCAGGGCTGCGCACAGGGCACGCTGGGAATCTGAATCGGAAACCTGAGGAAGACCAGGGGAGGCGTGAAACCCTCCACGTGAGCACACAGcaaaggcacacacgcacacacttaCACGAAAATGAATATTATCAACGCTGTATTCGCCTCACGCGGCACCACCATCCGAAGCAAAGGAACACAGAGAGGGATGGGAAGAGGCGATTGCGCGGATGTGGATGAGATGGTGACGACGATCGCAGCAGCTGGGAAAGGAAAAGATGAACTGGGCGGTATGCGTCAATGAGTCTACTACTGAGTACCGtacctctctgtgtgtgagtgtgtgtgtgtgtgtctatggGAATAGAGAGGTGTACAGTGTTGCAAAACGAAAAAGTGGAGGAGGTTTTAAGCCACTCACGCCcgttttgtttgtttttcgcCTGCGTTATTTTCGAGGTCTGCGGCTCCACCAGCCTTGTCTATGTGAGGAAAGTGATGAGGActgtctgtgtgtacgtctgtgtgtgtgtgtgtgtgtgtgtgtgttcggaCAGGTTGCTTGTCTGAGCACGCACGTGCTTTTTCAAACGAATAGCGAGCGGCACTGAGTGAGGAATGGGAACGTAGGAAGTCACAAGAGGTGCTGGCCGAAGCAGCGTCGAGTGCTACGTGTAGTCGTCTTCCCTTGGCGTCTCCGGCTGTGTTTATTTGTCTCTCTGACGTATACTCTGTGGATTcgatgggagggggagaaggaaaTCCGTCGCGAGATCAGGACAATGAAAGGAGAAGACAGCGAGATTgagagcaggaggagaggactggcctttcctttttcgaGGGAAGCGCTTGTCGCTGCAGCCCTGGTCATTGTTCAAGACCACCTGTGTGCAATGTGTACACGCatgcatacatatatatatatatatatattgtttgtgtgtgtgttggtttCAATTTCCGTGTGTTCATAAACGAAAAGAAGCGCAGCAATTATACATAGCTATGTATAGATATATGtatagatatagatatagatatagatatagatatatctatatatttATagatatagagagagagagcacacaaTAAAATGAGAGATGGCcaagagacacacacacacacgcatgccgcACACGTGATACACCACGAAAACGGGAAAGCAAGCATGAGTCACACACAGGCAAAACCCTCCGCCCCGGCGGCCGTGTGCCACGAGTCGCGAAGTCCACACCACAGCAAAACCTCTTAGAGGCGGACGCaaacaggaaaaaaagggggtgaAAACGCATATGCACaggcatgcacgcacacaagcgcacacacgtcgcTCCGCTTGAGTGTCGGTGTTCGAGCCAGATACGCATGCGCCCCACCCAAAgtccgaaaaaaaaatgaaaagagTCGGGCACCAGCAAGACGCAAAGGAAAAAGGCAACAACACACCGGAATCCCTAAAGCGtggccctcccccctccacacatgtgtgtgggtgtgagtCGCGTGCGCCGCACAAAGCAGGCGGTTCCCGTCCGGGCAAAACAGAGAAGCAACGCGCGCCGAATGACActgcccctccccatcctcctcctccagcacacaagcacgcatgCTCGCAGGCGCATCAGCACAAACGGCACCGAGGCACCATTAAGGGGGACTGCAATCTGCTTCGCTGTTGTTGAAGTAGAACCCGCGATGAAAGACGCCGCCGTAGCGGTAGCCCAGCAATCGCCCACTACCCAAGCAGCTGCCTCCCTGCGCGCCTCGGTCACCGTACAAGGCTCCGTCGCTGCCCTCGAAAATTGGCAGGAAGACACGCGCCGTCACGTAGACCTGCTGCGTCTCCATGAGCGTCACGTGAATGTACTTGCCAGGTTGATAGATGTAGGTGTGCGCGCCGTCCCGATCGCCGACAATCGGGCTCACATGGTCGTCTCTCTTGCCCCCGCGACTGCGGCCCTTGTCACCGTCGTGTGtaacgccgccggcgccgtcgcccgtCGGAACAGCGCACGCCGGCGGGCTCACATCAAACAGCGCTGGCTCGGTGTCGTTCAGTGTGTAGGCGATGCGGCCGTTGGCTGGCGGGTCTTCAAAGATCAGCTTCATCTCGCTGCACGAAACACAAATCACCGGCGACGGAAGCAGCTGCTCAGGACGGATGTTGTACTGCTCAATCCGTCGGCGACTGAGCTTGCCGCGCTCAGTGGCCGCTCGGCCGCAGTCGTAGATGGCGGGTACGCTGCGCACGCGATCCTCTTCGGCAGCTTCGGCGCGGCCACTGAACCCatccgccgcagcagcgctgttcATGACTGTCCACGCGCGAACAGTGGCGACGTTCTCCGTCAGCGCGACAGGATTCCCGTCGTAAAGCTGTGTGCACTGTCGACTAAACTTCACCTTGCGCCGCGCCTCGTCTACGAAGACGAGTTCGTAGAGCGTCTGCGTCTGTGGCGGGTTGTTCGATTCGTCAAAGTACAGCGTGGCATTGGTGGCGCGTAGCCGCATGGACGGCGTTGGCACCTGTGGGTCAAAGTACGAGAGCCCAGCAGgtcgcaccagcagcacggcgcggGAGATGGCGCTCACCCTGCCACTGGTCAGTCGCGAGCATGCCgagacggcagcggagtAATCGCcgggcgccgcagcgacagcgtgcACGGCGATGGCCTGCACAATCACCTGACGACGCTGCGAGGGAAGCACCGACGTTGGCGGCAGACTCAGCCTAAACGGGGCCGTGTAGATCAGCGTGGGGTAGCTACCGTCAACGCTGTACCGTAGCTGATCGGGCAACGTGCTCAGCTCGTGCGGTGTGATGACGATCTCCGTGGACGTGGTCACCTCACCCCCGCCGGGGAAGATGaccggtggcagcggcgcgtcacCGGCGGCGTCCGCTGAGGGCTCCACCGTGGCGGAAGAGGCTTGCATATGCGCAGGTGGACTCACGTGCGCAGTCTGCTGAAGCTCATCCCTGCTGGCCTGtgcccgctccgcctgccgcCGTGAAACGTCGATATCAATCAAgtgtgtgttgttgtttgctgAGCTGCCCTCCGCGTACGTGAGCAGAGGCGGAGTCgtcagtggtggtggcggtgtcaGCCCACTGGATGGGGCCACCTCCGTCACCACGTAAACAAACTtgtgcacggcgccgacTACCTTATCAACGGAGTGCACCGCGTGCGCCTGGATCATGTACAAGCCTGGTACACGAAACTCCAGCGGTGACGTGTAGAGAAGAAAGTCGTTGTGGTAGTAGCCGTCGTTGCCCAGGATTTGGAAACCGCTGTGGTCAGACGGCAGACTGTCGCGCACCCGATCGACGGTTAGGAGAATGTCACACGCATCCGTGTACGCCTGCTCGGCACGGACGCGCAGATACACGACTAGAGGCGTAGAGAAGCTAGAGGCGCTAGCGGGCGACGGTatcgcctccagctcctccccAGCATAACGCTGAAACCCATGGTAAAAcgccgccgaggcgctgccgtgcagaGCAGCCGGATTTAAAACACAACTCGTGCCCTCGGTGCCCCACGCATCATTATTCGCGCATTGCAGCTGGCCATCAGTAAAGGACTTGAGATACAGGCGGCGCCTCAgtcgcgcggcgcgccgacgacgctgacAGAGAAACAGAAAGATGGTGAGGGAGACGACCACGACCAGCAGCACGGCACATGATACCCAGATGGCGATCGTGGTGTTCTTGTGCTCCACAACCATTCTCGACAAGTATCTTGGTCTTCGTGTCTTGTTACCTACCGTaatgtgcggcgctgcagtgctgGCATACGGTCGAGCAGCCCAGTGCACTGGTTGTGTAGCCCACACGCTCGCGTGAAGCAGATGGCGGTGCGCGGGTCAACGTGAAATCCCTATGCGTATGCGGCCCCGAGTGCTTCCGTTTAGTGGCCTTGAGCCTTTTTATGCGATTCTCCTCTATGCGCTTTTGCCCTTCTTTCAGTTGTGTCTATCACGCTCTGCATCAGGGCTCATCTACTCACGCACACGGCTGCTGACACACACTGCAAGACTGTAGTGAAGTGTGTGCCTATGTTTATCTGTGTCGATCGGGTGCGAGGTGCCGCGTCTCGCTGCACTGTTTTTTTTAGGAtctccaccgcagcgccttTTCTCGTCCACGAACCTTTCCTTCTTGGCTGCTTGCTCAACTCGAGGCCGGAGCGTTCGGAAAATGTGCCGGCACTAGAGAGGACAGAGAGACGCTGGGGAAGGAGCGGTGGGGGGACACAGGTGGTGGCGCGAAGATCTATGAGAAAGCaggtgtatgtgtatgtatctGTATGTGTGCAGTGGTACGCGCtgtacctcctcctcctcggccccgctcgctctctctcttcgtcttcGCTGGCAAAGAGCAACCTCTTGTACGACGGCCGAGTAACAGCAGCAGAACGGCTACCGCAAAGGAAGCCACGAGGGGAAAAGCAGCAGTCGCCCGCGCATCAACAACCCGCGGCGCGCGAAACGAATACGGAGACCTGGTACACGCGAACCCGCACGCGAACTGGCCCTGTAACGAAATCAAAAAAAATCTACGCTGGCGCACACGTTTGATTGGCACGAGCTGTcttgcatgtgcgtgtgggaTCGCGTGAGGGTGTCGCTAAGGCGGATACCAACGCGACAAAtagaggcgacggcgacggcgacagcgaggaggaggagaggagagataAGACGCGGGCACCGACGTcgcatgtgtctgtgtgcttcGTCTCTGGTATTGTTGTGCCCCTTTGCTTCCCTTGCCGTCCTTTCTTCTGCTCGCGTGTGCTCCTCACGTCAGAAGATTTGTTGCGGGCGAATAACGTACCCAAAtgccacgcgctgcgcagtaacgacacacgcacgcacgcaaagagagagcgacagagaTACTACCACTACACGTGCCCGCCCTGCTTCTCCCTCGCCGTTCGTGAACGATAATGTGCACAAAATGAAGCAGATATGGAGAAAAATTGCGCGATGTACAGGCAGTAGCCGCAGGCACAGGAGGGGCCCCACCCACCCTGGTGGTTGCGGTACCTACAAATGTATGTGTTCGTGTGGGTGAGTGGcagtcgaggaggaggtggtgcctTTGTGttgtatgcgcgtgtgtgccttaCGCTTACGCCAGAGATAGTGGGGGGGTGACTACGCTACCGAGCTTGCAGCCATCACA belongs to Leishmania mexicana MHOM/GT/2001/U1103 complete genome, chromosome 23 and includes:
- a CDS encoding cytosolic leucyl aminopeptidase, whose protein sequence is MLRRVLSRGPLPRSLSVGPATKLTANRGKLAKSRGVHVHFLTTSECAAAAGDASVPIPPGFTGKAGEVDFQTVWTTAQDPAAAESAVTKRGRKTTGARLAGEKPAELVAGMGAHSTVRDYRLAVTAAVRKAKVCNAAWVSLHPPKQDVFTMTDPYHPPQRLKGHEMVEKTAIFAVTGAYQYDRLKSSTLASKDPAKTSSTRARRAESRAKQPAAPQPPMELVVASSNAQAVRAGEVIGHCVNDARNLGNLREDEGVPEFYVEWAKKYMIPEGIKVRKVLRGQQLEEAGLHLMYNVGRGSRYEPYLMVLEYIGNPRSSATTAIVGKGVTFDCGGLNIKPYNSMETMHSDMMGAATAFCTLKAIAKLQLPINVVAAVGLVENAIGPESYHPSSIITSLKGLTVEVLNTDAEGRLVLADVFTYVQRYAPLDKKPTRIIDLATLTGAIVVGLGSRRAGLFSPSATLASSLMAAGTQCGEELWPMPIGDEHKDMMKGGIADLINAAPGRQAGSCTAAAFISNFVEPEVQWAHLDIAGVADVGDKPKGYDPAGVTGFGVQLLVDFLRHNKP